From the genome of Spirosomataceae bacterium TFI 002, one region includes:
- a CDS encoding DNA-binding response regulator, OmpR family, contains REC and winged-helix (wHTH) domain has product MKVLLLEDDATLSKEITSFLNAKGLDCSHVYDGELFLKQSKRESYDAFLLDINVPRINGLEVCRTIREVDKSTPILMLTAFGEIDDKVEAFDFGADDYLVKPFHLEELYIRIQALLRRKNSPQQSSTIIEIDNLKIYVEDKIVKRNEEEVILTPKEFKLLLILANAKGRILSKQQIADDLWDYHIETNQNTIEVYINFLRNKIDKNHPIKLIHTKIGYGYFLKAE; this is encoded by the coding sequence ATGAAAGTTCTTTTGCTCGAGGATGATGCCACTCTTTCTAAGGAAATTACAAGTTTCCTGAACGCTAAAGGACTGGATTGCAGTCATGTATACGACGGAGAATTGTTTCTAAAACAATCTAAAAGAGAAAGTTACGACGCCTTCTTGTTAGATATAAATGTTCCTCGCATCAATGGCTTGGAAGTATGCAGAACCATAAGGGAGGTAGATAAGTCTACCCCCATTCTCATGCTCACGGCTTTTGGAGAAATAGACGACAAAGTTGAAGCTTTTGACTTTGGTGCTGATGACTATCTTGTAAAACCCTTCCACCTAGAAGAACTCTACATAAGAATTCAAGCTTTATTACGAAGAAAAAATAGCCCTCAGCAGTCTTCTACTATTATTGAAATTGATAATCTCAAAATCTACGTTGAAGATAAGATTGTTAAAAGAAATGAAGAAGAAGTGATATTAACTCCCAAAGAGTTCAAGTTGCTTCTGATCCTGGCTAATGCTAAAGGCAGGATTCTCTCCAAACAACAAATCGCAGACGACCTTTGGGATTACCATATAGAGACTAACCAAAATACAATAGAGGTGTATATCAACTTTTTGCGAAACAAAATCGACAAAAATCACCCTATTAAACTCATCCATACTAAAATTGGATATGGATATTTCCTTAAAGCGGAATGA
- a CDS encoding SSU ribosomal protein S6P modification protein has translation MKIVILSRNPKLYSTNRLVEEGKSRGHEMLVLDHLKCDIVIEKKKPSLFYKGELIEGVDAVIPRIGASVTFYGTAVVRQFEMMKVFTTIESQALVRSRDKLRSLQILSRAGLGLPKTVFTNDSKTSSQIIDQVGGAPCVIKLLEGTQGIGVVLAETKGAAESVLEAFHGLNARVIVQEFIKEAGGADVRAFVVDGVVVGAMKRQGKEGEFRSNLHRGGSASIVELSEEEENAALKAARVLGLGIAGVDMLQSSTGPKIMEVNSSPGLEGIEGATGKNIAKAILRYIERNVD, from the coding sequence ATGAAAATTGTAATACTGTCTCGTAATCCCAAACTTTATTCTACTAACAGATTGGTGGAAGAAGGAAAGTCACGAGGCCATGAAATGTTAGTGTTGGATCATCTAAAGTGTGATATTGTTATTGAAAAGAAAAAACCAAGCTTATTCTACAAAGGAGAATTGATTGAAGGTGTTGACGCTGTTATACCTAGAATAGGTGCATCTGTTACCTTTTATGGTACAGCTGTGGTGCGTCAATTTGAAATGATGAAAGTATTTACCACAATAGAATCTCAAGCTTTGGTAAGAAGTAGAGACAAATTGAGATCACTTCAAATATTATCAAGAGCAGGGTTAGGCCTGCCAAAAACCGTTTTTACGAATGACTCTAAAACCTCAAGTCAAATTATTGACCAAGTAGGTGGAGCTCCTTGTGTTATTAAACTTTTGGAAGGAACACAGGGTATTGGAGTTGTATTGGCAGAAACAAAAGGTGCTGCTGAATCAGTTTTAGAGGCATTTCACGGACTTAATGCACGTGTTATTGTGCAAGAATTTATAAAGGAAGCTGGCGGAGCAGATGTGAGAGCATTTGTAGTTGATGGAGTTGTAGTAGGTGCAATGAAACGTCAGGGTAAGGAAGGGGAATTTAGGTCAAACCTACACCGAGGAGGTTCTGCATCTATTGTAGAACTTAGCGAAGAAGAAGAAAATGCTGCACTCAAAGCTGCTAGAGTATTAGGCTTAGGAATTGCAGGTGTAGATATGTTACAATCTTCTACAGGTCCTAAGATTATGGAAGTGAATTCATCTCCAGGTCTAGAAGGAATAGAGGGTGCCACAGGTAAGAACATTGCAAAAGCGATTCTGAGGTATATCGAAAGGAATGTTGATTAA
- a CDS encoding Predicted amidohydrolase yields MESGIENIELKYLTIDDYQELKDAMITAYSNMPNSYWTEEQISTLIKKFPEGQILVKVDGKIAGCALAIIIDSKKFEGQHTYREVTGNHTFSTHTKYGDMLYGIDVFVQPDFRGMRLGRRLYDYRKELCEKLNLKGILFGGRIPNYHKYADTLSPKDYIEKVKTKEIHDPVFNFQVSNDFRPVKILKGYLAGDKASNEYAVMLRWDNVWYEKPNKKAYTIKTVVRLGIIQWQMRPYKNIEELLTQVEYFVDALSGYKSDFALFPEFFNAPLMAEFNHLNEAEAIRKLAEFTPIIKAEFAKLAISYNINIITGSMPEVVDGVLYNIGYLCKRDGGMDRYEKLHVTPDEAKVWAMQGGSKLQTFDTDCGKIGVLICYDSEFPELSRLLAEEGMDILFVPFLTDTQNGYNRVRHCAQARAIENECYVAIAGSVGNLPNVHNMDIQYAQSMVFTPCDFQFPTNGIKAEATPNTEMILIADVDIDQLTELHNYGSVKNLKDRRKDVFELRKIS; encoded by the coding sequence ATGGAATCTGGGATTGAAAATATTGAATTAAAGTACTTAACTATAGATGATTATCAAGAGCTTAAGGATGCAATGATTACTGCATACTCAAACATGCCCAATTCTTATTGGACTGAGGAGCAAATATCCACCTTGATAAAGAAGTTTCCCGAAGGTCAAATTTTAGTAAAAGTTGATGGGAAAATAGCTGGTTGTGCATTGGCCATCATCATTGATTCTAAGAAATTCGAAGGTCAACATACCTACAGAGAAGTTACAGGAAATCATACTTTCAGTACGCATACCAAATACGGAGACATGTTATATGGTATAGATGTATTTGTACAACCTGATTTTAGAGGAATGAGACTTGGTCGTAGACTTTATGACTATCGAAAAGAGTTGTGCGAAAAGTTAAACCTCAAAGGAATCCTATTTGGCGGAAGAATACCAAATTACCATAAATACGCTGATACCTTAAGTCCAAAAGACTACATAGAGAAGGTAAAAACTAAAGAAATCCATGATCCTGTCTTTAACTTTCAGGTGTCAAATGATTTTCGCCCAGTAAAAATCCTAAAAGGCTACCTAGCGGGAGATAAAGCATCTAACGAATACGCGGTAATGCTTCGCTGGGATAATGTGTGGTACGAAAAACCTAACAAGAAGGCTTATACCATAAAAACTGTTGTTCGCTTAGGTATCATTCAATGGCAAATGAGACCTTACAAAAACATTGAAGAGTTATTGACCCAAGTAGAATACTTTGTAGATGCATTGAGTGGCTATAAAAGCGATTTCGCCTTGTTCCCCGAGTTTTTCAATGCTCCGCTAATGGCCGAGTTCAATCACTTAAATGAGGCTGAAGCAATTAGAAAACTTGCCGAGTTTACACCAATCATCAAAGCAGAATTTGCCAAGCTCGCTATTTCGTACAACATCAACATTATTACCGGTAGCATGCCTGAGGTTGTTGATGGTGTACTTTATAATATTGGATACCTGTGCAAGAGAGATGGCGGAATGGATAGATACGAAAAGCTACATGTGACTCCTGACGAAGCCAAAGTATGGGCAATGCAAGGTGGAAGCAAACTACAGACTTTCGATACTGATTGTGGTAAAATTGGTGTATTGATCTGTTACGATTCTGAATTTCCAGAATTATCAAGATTACTTGCAGAAGAAGGTATGGACATCTTATTTGTTCCTTTCCTAACTGACACGCAAAATGGCTATAATAGAGTGAGACACTGTGCACAAGCCCGAGCCATTGAGAACGAATGTTATGTCGCCATAGCTGGTAGTGTTGGTAATTTGCCAAATGTACACAACATGGATATCCAATATGCTCAATCAATGGTGTTTACACCTTGTGATTTCCAATTCCCAACAAATGGTATTAAAGCGGAAGCAACTCCCAATACCGAGATGATCTTGATCGCTGATGTGGATATTGATCAACTTACGGAATTGCACAATTATGGAAGTGTTAAAAACCTGAAAGACAGAAGAAAAGATGTTTTTGAACTAAGAAAAATATCATAA
- a CDS encoding cobalt-zinc-cadmium resistance protein CzcA: MNKLIKSIIGFSLKNKAFTFFWVGVLVIAGIIAFKKMPIEAFPDVTNTQIIIVTEWNGRSAEEIERFVTTPIEIAMNSVQKKTSVRSITMFGLSVIKIIFEDGVDDTFARQQVNNLLANVSIPDGVNPDIQPPYGPTGEIFRYYLKSEKKDSKELLTIQNWVVDRQLRSVPGVADLVAFGGQEKTYEVSVDPNRLAKYDITPLAVFDAVNKGNLNVGGDVIEKNKQAYVVRGVGLLKSIADIENIIVKEVGGNPILVKNLADVQEAAMPRVGQVGLDENDDIVEGIVVMRKGENPKEVLALVKEKIEELNANILPKDVEMVTFYDRDNLMNFTTKTVMHNMLEGIIFVTVIVFLFMADWRTTLTVSIIIPLSLLFAFLCLKLKGMSANLLSLGAVDFGIIIDGAVVMVEGIFVTLDHISHKKGMASYNKLAIGSVIRKTGTELGKAIFFSKLIIITALLPIFAFQKVEGKMFSPLAYTLGFALLGALLFTLTLVPVLCHILLDKNVKEKHNVFVNFWNRIVEKGFAWTFKHKFITLVSSLAILVLTVLSSRFLGTEFLPQLNEGALWVEAKFPMSQSLTETVEKTAQLRKELQKFPEVNGVLSQAGRSNDGTDPSGFYYVQMQVNLKHKDEWERKISLDDLVREMDDSLTKYQGIGYNYSQPIIDNVAESVAGINASNAVKIYGDDLEDLNKLANFVMENIKNVDGIKDVGILRNLGQPEISVVLDREKMAAFGVEVQDAQAVLEMAFGGKTATQKYEDEKKFDVRIRYLKEYRKDESDISNLKVPTLTGIKIPLKEIATIEKQTGPAFIYRDNTKRFIGVKFSVRDRDLGSTIAEAQANVDKNVKLPNGYKIGWTGEFENQVRATGTLASMVPISLVGIFVLLFILFGNIKDSLIVLSNVPFAIIGGILALHVTGINFGISGGVGFIALFGICIQNGVILISEFHNNIKAKMELNLAILEGVKVRTRPVVMTALMASIGLLPAALSTGIGSESQKPLAVVIIGGLITATILTLLVFPIIFWIFNKTKQDKSEKIFDLSQI, translated from the coding sequence ATGAATAAATTAATCAAAAGTATCATCGGCTTTTCGCTCAAAAATAAAGCCTTCACCTTCTTTTGGGTGGGTGTATTGGTTATAGCGGGAATCATTGCATTCAAAAAAATGCCGATTGAAGCTTTCCCAGATGTAACAAATACGCAAATTATTATCGTAACCGAGTGGAATGGTAGAAGTGCTGAAGAAATTGAGCGTTTCGTAACGACTCCTATCGAGATTGCAATGAACTCTGTTCAAAAGAAAACGAGTGTTAGGAGTATCACAATGTTTGGTCTTTCGGTCATCAAAATCATTTTTGAAGATGGCGTTGACGATACATTTGCACGTCAACAAGTGAACAACTTGTTGGCCAATGTCTCTATCCCTGATGGAGTAAATCCTGACATTCAGCCACCTTATGGCCCAACAGGTGAAATATTCCGATACTACTTAAAAAGTGAGAAAAAAGACTCTAAAGAGTTGCTGACCATACAAAACTGGGTAGTTGATCGTCAGTTAAGATCAGTTCCCGGAGTCGCTGACTTGGTGGCATTTGGAGGACAAGAAAAAACTTATGAAGTGAGTGTTGATCCCAATAGGTTGGCCAAATATGATATTACTCCGCTAGCCGTTTTTGATGCGGTAAACAAAGGAAATCTCAATGTAGGTGGCGATGTAATTGAGAAAAACAAACAAGCCTATGTAGTTCGTGGAGTAGGCTTACTCAAGTCTATCGCAGATATTGAAAACATCATTGTAAAGGAAGTAGGTGGTAATCCTATTTTGGTCAAAAACTTAGCAGATGTACAAGAGGCCGCGATGCCTAGAGTAGGTCAGGTTGGCCTAGATGAAAACGACGACATAGTGGAAGGCATAGTTGTCATGAGAAAAGGTGAAAACCCAAAAGAAGTACTAGCACTTGTAAAAGAGAAAATAGAAGAGCTCAACGCCAATATTTTGCCCAAAGATGTTGAAATGGTGACTTTTTATGACCGTGATAACCTCATGAACTTCACAACAAAAACAGTCATGCATAACATGCTGGAGGGAATCATTTTTGTTACTGTCATAGTGTTCCTTTTCATGGCAGACTGGCGAACAACTCTTACCGTTTCTATCATCATTCCACTTTCTTTACTTTTTGCTTTTTTATGTCTCAAGCTCAAGGGAATGAGTGCAAACTTATTGTCGTTGGGGGCGGTAGATTTTGGAATCATCATCGATGGGGCCGTCGTTATGGTCGAGGGTATTTTTGTGACCTTAGACCATATTTCGCACAAAAAAGGCATGGCAAGTTACAACAAGCTAGCCATTGGAAGCGTGATCAGAAAAACAGGAACTGAGCTTGGAAAGGCTATTTTCTTCTCAAAACTTATTATAATTACGGCATTACTTCCAATTTTTGCTTTCCAAAAAGTAGAAGGGAAAATGTTCTCTCCATTGGCATATACACTTGGGTTTGCATTGCTTGGAGCTCTTCTATTTACCCTAACTCTAGTACCTGTGTTATGCCATATACTTTTGGACAAAAACGTAAAAGAGAAACACAATGTATTCGTTAATTTTTGGAACAGAATTGTAGAAAAAGGCTTTGCCTGGACTTTTAAACATAAGTTCATTACACTCGTTTCTTCACTTGCCATTTTGGTACTTACCGTGCTTTCCTCGCGTTTTTTGGGAACTGAATTTCTTCCACAATTAAATGAAGGTGCATTATGGGTGGAGGCAAAATTTCCAATGAGCCAGAGCCTAACAGAAACTGTAGAAAAAACAGCCCAGCTGCGAAAAGAACTTCAGAAATTCCCTGAAGTAAACGGAGTTTTGAGTCAAGCTGGAAGAAGTAACGATGGAACAGACCCAAGTGGATTCTATTATGTTCAAATGCAAGTGAACTTAAAACATAAAGATGAATGGGAAAGGAAAATTAGCCTAGACGACTTGGTTCGCGAAATGGACGATAGCCTTACCAAATATCAAGGAATTGGATATAATTACTCACAACCAATCATCGACAATGTAGCTGAAAGTGTAGCGGGAATAAATGCCTCCAATGCAGTTAAAATCTACGGTGATGATCTTGAAGATCTCAATAAATTGGCAAATTTTGTCATGGAAAATATTAAAAATGTTGATGGAATAAAAGATGTTGGGATATTGAGAAATCTCGGTCAGCCAGAAATAAGCGTGGTGTTGGACAGAGAAAAAATGGCTGCTTTCGGTGTGGAAGTTCAAGATGCCCAAGCTGTATTAGAAATGGCATTTGGCGGTAAAACCGCAACTCAAAAATATGAAGACGAAAAGAAGTTCGACGTTAGAATTAGATACTTGAAAGAGTACAGAAAGGATGAAAGCGATATTTCAAACCTCAAAGTCCCTACGCTTACTGGAATTAAAATCCCCCTTAAAGAGATTGCTACCATAGAAAAACAAACTGGCCCTGCTTTTATCTATAGAGACAATACCAAAAGGTTTATTGGTGTAAAATTCTCAGTACGTGACAGAGATTTAGGGAGCACAATTGCCGAAGCTCAAGCAAACGTGGACAAAAATGTAAAGCTTCCAAATGGATACAAAATTGGTTGGACAGGTGAATTCGAAAATCAAGTACGAGCCACGGGGACATTGGCAAGTATGGTCCCTATAAGCCTGGTTGGTATTTTCGTTTTGCTCTTTATTCTATTTGGAAATATTAAAGACTCCCTCATCGTCTTATCAAATGTACCATTTGCAATAATAGGTGGCATTTTAGCACTCCACGTTACAGGTATAAACTTTGGCATATCTGGTGGTGTAGGATTCATCGCACTCTTTGGAATATGTATTCAAAACGGCGTAATCCTCATTTCAGAATTCCATAATAATATCAAAGCAAAAATGGAGCTGAACCTCGCTATACTTGAAGGTGTAAAAGTAAGAACTAGGCCAGTAGTCATGACAGCCCTGATGGCATCCATAGGGCTACTACCCGCTGCTCTTAGCACTGGTATTGGCTCAGAAAGTCAGAAGCCCTTAGCCGTAGTGATCATTGGCGGACTCATCACAGCAACTATTCTCACTTTGCTGGTTTTCCCTATCATTTTTTGGATTTTCAACAAAACCAAACAGGACAAAAGCGAAAAAATATTCGACTTAAGTCAAATTTAA
- a CDS encoding cytochrome c produces MKKALLTLSLIAAVSFASTAQTSIPPKIQKLLQKNTCLACHNPDKKLVGPAYKDVMKEKKYKASEIVALIYKPNPKNWPGYPPMMAMPQVPKAEAEEIAKWITTLK; encoded by the coding sequence ATGAAAAAAGCACTTTTGACTTTGTCTTTGATAGCAGCGGTTTCATTTGCATCCACTGCACAGACTTCTATTCCACCAAAAATTCAGAAATTACTTCAGAAAAACACTTGTTTAGCTTGCCATAACCCAGACAAAAAACTGGTAGGTCCTGCTTACAAGGATGTTATGAAGGAGAAAAAATATAAAGCAAGCGAAATTGTCGCATTGATTTACAAGCCAAATCCAAAGAACTGGCCTGGTTACCCACCAATGATGGCAATGCCACAGGTTCCTAAAGCTGAGGCTGAAGAAATTGCAAAGTGGATAACCACTTTAAAATAA
- a CDS encoding outer membrane protein, cobalt-zinc-cadmium efflux system: protein MKKCLTLLFITLSSGNAFCQQLLNIEQCEALFLQNNLDLIANKFSIENAKAFEIQSKIWDLPVASLDLNFINPQDKRVFDTGNRGQKGVAIEQLLYLGGKKKSEIDFAKSTISIAESEFEIILRNLKFELHLNFYTLLFNQLKAKNIEAKINNLDQLIGAYKIQSQKGNVPLKDLVRLQSMSINFKSDLASITSEILNQQEILKILTNTDLSINPEADEEKMLDELEQKVMPSEEYLAKQLLQNNPEFAMMNGIIKSNERFLDWQKKIDIPDLTAGLSYDQRGGAFGNQINMNFSMPLKLWSSNKGNIKIAEYEIEKSRVEKEKTELVLTSKLSSAYSDLKNQLAYYKSSISDKQDLELLYDGIFQNFQKSNISLIEFADFMESYHESSLYLIEIKKRLILSKETINYLVNDSIF, encoded by the coding sequence ATGAAAAAGTGTTTAACCCTTCTGTTTATTACGCTATCCTCCGGCAATGCTTTTTGTCAACAACTATTGAACATAGAGCAATGTGAAGCCCTATTTCTTCAAAATAACCTTGACCTAATTGCCAATAAGTTTTCTATTGAAAATGCCAAAGCTTTTGAAATTCAATCTAAGATTTGGGACTTACCAGTTGCCTCTCTTGATCTCAATTTTATCAACCCTCAAGACAAAAGAGTATTTGATACTGGTAATCGTGGCCAAAAAGGGGTTGCAATAGAGCAGCTTTTATACTTAGGCGGTAAGAAAAAAAGTGAAATAGATTTTGCCAAATCTACCATTTCAATTGCTGAATCCGAATTTGAAATCATACTTCGAAACTTAAAATTTGAGCTCCATCTCAATTTTTATACGCTTTTATTCAATCAACTGAAAGCAAAAAACATTGAAGCCAAAATCAATAATTTGGATCAATTAATTGGTGCTTATAAAATTCAATCACAGAAAGGTAATGTCCCACTCAAAGACCTCGTAAGGCTTCAGTCAATGTCAATAAATTTCAAAAGTGACTTGGCGTCGATAACGAGCGAAATCCTTAACCAACAAGAAATACTCAAAATACTAACCAATACAGATTTGAGTATTAACCCAGAGGCCGATGAGGAAAAGATGCTTGACGAGTTGGAACAAAAGGTAATGCCATCCGAGGAGTATTTAGCTAAACAACTACTTCAAAACAATCCTGAGTTCGCTATGATGAATGGTATCATCAAAAGCAACGAACGTTTTTTAGACTGGCAAAAAAAAATAGACATTCCAGACCTTACTGCAGGGCTCAGCTATGATCAACGTGGAGGGGCATTTGGCAACCAAATCAACATGAACTTTTCTATGCCACTAAAACTGTGGAGCAGTAATAAAGGCAATATAAAAATTGCCGAATATGAAATAGAAAAAAGTAGAGTAGAAAAAGAAAAAACAGAACTAGTTCTTACTTCAAAATTAAGTTCTGCCTACTCAGACCTAAAAAACCAACTGGCCTATTATAAAAGCAGTATCAGCGATAAGCAAGACTTAGAACTTCTTTATGATGGAATCTTTCAAAACTTTCAAAAGAGCAACATCTCATTGATTGAGTTTGCTGACTTTATGGAGAGTTACCATGAGAGTTCGCTATACCTGATTGAGATCAAAAAACGCCTTATTCTCAGCAAAGAGACTATCAATTATTTAGTAAATGATTCAATATTTTAA
- a CDS encoding membrane fusion protein, cobalt-zinc-cadmium efflux system, which yields MKTINLLFLLLVLISCRENVEKQELQEAFVMSEKMLQSTKIDTAKLDFVKNELSFFGKITADNNKMIEVFPVVGGNVTKVYVELGDYVKKGQLLATIRSTEVASVEKEMEDAQNDIIVTKNNLKVAQELYEGKLNTERDVIEAKSQYDKAMSQLNRVKETYKIYNLKAGAIYEVRSPLSGFIIQKNINQDMLLRSDKSDNIFDIAEIDEVWAVANVNESDIGSVQLGIDAQITTLSYPDEKFYGKVDKIYNIIDPETQAMKARVKLQNKNFKLKPDMRANIKLSFTEDKQLITVPSEALIFDNNATYIMIFEGKNNITTRQVEVYRQIADKAYLTSGLAAGERIITKNQLLIYDALND from the coding sequence ATGAAAACAATTAACCTTTTATTCTTACTTCTTGTGCTTATTTCCTGCAGAGAAAATGTTGAAAAACAAGAGCTGCAAGAAGCCTTCGTGATGAGCGAAAAAATGCTCCAAAGCACTAAAATAGACACTGCAAAACTAGATTTCGTAAAAAACGAACTTAGCTTTTTTGGTAAAATAACGGCAGATAATAATAAGATGATTGAGGTGTTTCCTGTGGTAGGTGGAAACGTTACAAAAGTGTATGTAGAGCTGGGCGATTACGTAAAAAAAGGTCAACTACTTGCTACCATTCGAAGTACCGAAGTTGCAAGTGTAGAGAAAGAAATGGAAGATGCACAAAACGATATCATCGTTACAAAAAACAATCTTAAAGTTGCTCAAGAGCTATACGAAGGTAAACTCAATACGGAGCGAGATGTAATTGAAGCAAAAAGTCAATACGACAAAGCAATGTCTCAGCTTAATAGAGTAAAAGAAACCTACAAAATATATAACCTAAAAGCGGGTGCAATATATGAGGTAAGGTCTCCACTAAGTGGTTTTATAATTCAGAAAAACATTAACCAAGACATGCTCTTAAGAAGCGATAAAAGCGATAACATCTTCGACATTGCTGAGATAGATGAAGTGTGGGCTGTTGCGAACGTAAATGAAAGCGATATTGGATCAGTACAACTTGGTATAGATGCCCAAATAACAACTCTCAGCTACCCAGATGAAAAGTTCTATGGTAAGGTTGATAAGATATATAACATCATTGATCCAGAAACCCAAGCAATGAAAGCGAGGGTAAAACTTCAAAACAAAAACTTCAAATTAAAGCCAGATATGAGGGCAAACATTAAGCTATCATTTACTGAAGACAAGCAACTGATCACTGTTCCATCTGAGGCCTTAATTTTTGACAATAATGCTACCTACATAATGATTTTTGAAGGAAAAAATAACATTACGACACGGCAGGTAGAGGTCTATCGACAAATTGCGGATAAGGCGTATTTAACTTCTGGCTTAGCAGCAGGAGAACGCATAATCACCAAAAATCAGCTACTTATTTACGATGCTTTAAACGATTAA
- a CDS encoding Signal transduction histidine kinase, whose amino-acid sequence MSIKSKLSFYISILFTLLFGLVCVIIITLFSDFRKQEFEERLTEKALTSIKLLVEVKEVDNELLQIIDQNTINELYNEKTLIFNNEKKLLYSSLDDTKINWTENDLDYLKAKKSFFRKDGENEIFGLFYNEKDENYFVLISANDNYGKRKLNFLIFSLLGAYVLFIITSWIFTFYIVKKQFFPLTVFHRKIRDINDLNTFNQLELPIKGSNEINLLSNEFNHMMSRINDVYQKQREFTAQASHELRTPLARISAQLENQLQHTQQESYGLIKSMFADVEKLKELINSLLLLSKIDSHDSQNNETCRVDEAIYGSIEKLGDNYKSLKVNLEMDESVINNPNILVLKANPNLMEIAFGNLIKNAFLYSDNKSLNIVIRDIDNSLVIEFNNTGNELTEEEQSNLFQAFMRGKNGKGTDGLGLGLRIVHRILNTYNYKIEYRSKPHFNQFLLSF is encoded by the coding sequence ATGAGCATTAAAAGCAAACTTTCCTTTTACATAAGTATTCTTTTTACTTTACTATTTGGCTTAGTTTGTGTCATTATTATTACACTCTTCTCCGATTTCAGGAAACAAGAATTTGAGGAAAGGCTCACCGAAAAAGCCCTAACATCCATTAAGCTTCTTGTAGAAGTAAAGGAAGTAGACAACGAACTCCTTCAAATCATTGATCAAAATACCATCAATGAACTCTACAATGAGAAAACACTCATTTTCAACAATGAAAAGAAGCTCCTCTACAGTAGCTTAGACGACACGAAAATCAACTGGACCGAAAATGACCTAGATTATTTGAAAGCCAAAAAGTCATTTTTTCGTAAAGATGGAGAAAATGAGATTTTTGGACTCTTCTATAATGAAAAGGACGAGAATTATTTCGTCCTCATTTCTGCCAATGATAATTATGGAAAAAGAAAACTCAACTTTCTTATATTTAGCCTTTTAGGTGCATACGTGCTTTTCATAATTACTTCTTGGATATTCACTTTTTACATCGTAAAAAAACAGTTTTTTCCACTCACTGTCTTCCACAGAAAGATTAGAGATATCAATGACCTCAATACTTTCAATCAACTTGAGTTACCCATAAAAGGAAGTAATGAGATCAACCTGCTGAGCAATGAGTTCAATCATATGATGAGTAGGATAAATGATGTTTATCAAAAACAAAGAGAATTCACAGCCCAAGCATCTCATGAGCTAAGAACTCCGCTTGCAAGGATTTCTGCACAACTTGAAAACCAGCTCCAGCATACCCAACAAGAAAGTTATGGCTTAATCAAAAGCATGTTTGCCGATGTTGAAAAACTAAAGGAGCTGATCAATTCACTTTTACTTCTTTCAAAAATAGACTCTCACGACTCACAAAACAATGAGACTTGTAGGGTTGACGAGGCGATTTATGGAAGCATTGAAAAGCTTGGTGATAACTATAAATCACTTAAAGTGAATCTTGAAATGGATGAATCGGTGATAAATAATCCCAATATTTTGGTACTCAAGGCAAACCCAAATCTCATGGAGATTGCATTTGGCAACTTGATTAAAAATGCTTTTTTATATAGCGACAATAAAAGCCTAAATATTGTCATTCGAGACATCGATAACAGCCTTGTTATAGAATTTAACAATACTGGAAATGAGCTCACCGAAGAAGAACAATCTAACTTGTTCCAAGCCTTTATGAGAGGTAAAAACGGTAAAGGAACCGATGGATTAGGACTCGGTCTTCGCATAGTCCATCGCATTCTTAACACCTACAACTACAAGATCGAATATAGATCAAAACCTCACTTCAATCAATTCCTCCTATCTTTTTAA